In one Pangasianodon hypophthalmus isolate fPanHyp1 chromosome 22, fPanHyp1.pri, whole genome shotgun sequence genomic region, the following are encoded:
- the gramd1c gene encoding protein Aster-C isoform X1, with the protein MVLLLHPGERKMTHVTKSTTGSDSTMESSPSGDVRVISEENEGLSIVTPQLSPSSYKQRSEEFRKTFKELSESERLIVDYNCALQKEILLQGRLFLTENWLCFYSNVFWGTKIMVNMKDIASMSREKTARLIPNAIQIIQNNTEKLFFTSFSAREKSYQTIFRVWQNFLMEKQLTRQELWQMVRQHYGNDLGLSQEEMDSMQMMVDTVAHNQPSLNMKAEDVKLERPSSLRLPQIEQSSHETSTPQGDDTQSSVGLQSTLSPNGDDVRSTPSQPRSPNLSLDRFSNEQVSKRSSLSLDLNANEDRLSDNSLSDSMEEGERPMERECGSQASQGRLYMNRVFRFSAEKMFELLFTDSYFSRRFMDARKITGATSSSWQRDASGSMKRSLNYTITITNPLVGKFSTATENQTLYKESREGHYYLVDSEVYTHDVPYHDYFYTLNRYCIIRNSKRKCRLRIYTDVKYKKQPWGFVKSFITKNSWSGLEDYFRHLEAELLEEEAELTQGSGDAGKGGLRRRRRTFSRTLQEHMRPSRQYSGDPEQHRESSIGAADTKNTQKWNITSIIAGMSLIVCMLISSQHCSVRYYSYDTAQVCNFIYIFSRLLILTILNLGLFFKLWAMEDVAHRMYLSTKQRMREKAEASLSPDLGPRQTTFPRSQEETRLLRAVLQDSINLLEQLRNSLVVLQQNFQGLNKTATRL; encoded by the exons ATGGTTTTGCTTCTTCACCCAGGTGAGAGGAAGATGACCCATGTAACAAAATCAACAACAGGCAGCGATAGCACCATGGAGAGCAGTCCATCTGGAGACGTTCGAGTGATCTCAGAGGAGAATGAG GGATTGAGTATTGTAACTCCACAATTATCCCCCAGCAGCTACAAACAGAGGAGTGAGGAGTTCAGGAAGACTTTCAAAGAACTGTCTGAGTCGGAAAGACTTATAGTGG acTACAACTGTGCTCTGCAGAAAGAAATTTTACTCCAAGGACGCTTATTCCTCACAGAGAATTGGCTCTGTTTCTACAGTAATGTTTTCTGGGGAACAAAG ATTATGGTGAATATGAAAGATATTGCATCTATGTCGAGGGAGAAGACAGCTCGACTGATACCAAATGCCATTCAGATCATTCAGAACAATACAGAAAAG CTCTTCTTCACATCTTTTTCTGCAAGGGAGAAAAGTTACCAGACCATTTTTCGTGTATGGCAGAATTTTCTGATGGAGAAG CAATTGACCAGGCAGGAGCTGTGGCAGATGGTCAGACAGCATTATGGCAATGACTTGGGTTTGAGCCAGGAAGAGATGGATAGTATGCAGATGATGGTAGACACAGTTGCACATAACCAGCCCAG cTTGAACATGAAAGCAGAGGATGTAAAATTAGAGAGACCTTCCTCCCTACGACTTCCTCAGATAGAGCAGTCTTCACATGAGACCTCGACACCACAGGGAGACGACACGCAGTCGTCAGTAGGACTGCAGAGCACGCTATCTCCAAATGGG GATGATGTGCGGAGCACACCGTCGCAGCCACGCAGTCCTAATCTTTCCCTGGACCGCTTCAGCAATGAACAAGTGTCCAagcgctcttctctgtcctTGGATCTGAATGCCAATGAGGACCGACTCTCAGATAATAGCCTGTCTGATAGCATGGAGGAGGGTGAGAGGCCCA TGGAAAGAGAGTGTGGGTCCCAGGCGTCTCAGGGAAGGCTGTATATGAACAGAGTGTTCCGTTTCAGTGCTGAGAAAATgtttgagctgcttttcactgaTTCATATTTTTCCCGGCGGTTTATGGATGCCAGGAAGATCACTG GTGCAACCTCTTCGTCTTGGCAAAGGGACGCCTCTGGCTCTATGAAGAGAAGTTTAAattacaccatcaccatcaccaaccCACTAGTGGGTAAATTTTCCACTGCAACAGAAAACCAG ACGCTGTATAAGGAATCTAGGGAGGGTCATTACTACTTGGTGGATTCAGAAGTCTACACACATGACGTTCCGTACCACGACTACTTCTACACTCTGAATCGCTACTGCATCATACGCAACTCGAAGCGCAAGTGTAGACTTCG GATTTACACTGATGTGAAATACAAGAAGCAGCCATGGGGATTTGTTAAGTCTTTTATTACCAAAAACTCTTGGAGTGGCCTGGAGGACTACTTCAGGCACCTTG AGGCGGAGCTTCTTGAGGAGGAGGCGGAGTTGACCCAAGGGTCCGGCGACGCTGGAAAAGGCGGCTTGCGTAGAAGGCGGAGGACCTTCAGTCGCACCCTGCAGGAGCACATGAGACCCAGCAGGCAGTACAGTGGAGACCCCGAGCAGCACAGAGAAAGCTCCATCG GTGCGGCAGACACGAAGAATACACAGAAGTGGAACATCACTTCCATTATAGCTGGAATGAGCTTAAT TGTCTGTATGCTGATCTCTTCCCAACACTGCAGTGTGAGATACTACAGCTATGATACAGCTCaggtttgtaattttatttatattttttccagaCTGTTGATTCTGACCATACTGAACCTGGGACTGTTTTTTAAGCTATGGGCCATGGAGGACGTGGCGCATCGTATGTACTTAAGCACAAAGCAGCGAATGAGGGAAAAAGCTGAGGCCAG TTTGTCACCTGACCTGGGCCCTCGACAGACTACATTCCCCAGGAGCCAAGAGGAGACGCGCTTACTGAGGGCCGTGCTGCAGGACTCTATCAACCTTCTAGAACAG TTACGCAACTCTCTCGTGGTGCTTCAGCAGAACTTCCAGGGGCTCAATAAGACGGCCACTCGGCTATGA
- the gramd1c gene encoding protein Aster-C isoform X3, with amino-acid sequence MTHVTKSTTGSDSTMESSPSGDVRVISEENEGLSIVTPQLSPSSYKQRSEEFRKTFKELSESERLIVDYNCALQKEILLQGRLFLTENWLCFYSNVFWGTKIMVNMKDIASMSREKTARLIPNAIQIIQNNTEKLFFTSFSAREKSYQTIFRVWQNFLMEKQLTRQELWQMVRQHYGNDLGLSQEEMDSMQMMVDTVAHNQPSLNMKAEDVKLERPSSLRLPQIEQSSHETSTPQGDDTQSSVGLQSTLSPNGDDVRSTPSQPRSPNLSLDRFSNEQVSKRSSLSLDLNANEDRLSDNSLSDSMEEGERPMERECGSQASQGRLYMNRVFRFSAEKMFELLFTDSYFSRRFMDARKITGATSSSWQRDASGSMKRSLNYTITITNPLVGKFSTATENQTLYKESREGHYYLVDSEVYTHDVPYHDYFYTLNRYCIIRNSKRKCRLRIYTDVKYKKQPWGFVKSFITKNSWSGLEDYFRHLEAELLEEEAELTQGSGDAGKGGLRRRRRTFSRTLQEHMRPSRQYSGDPEQHRESSIGAADTKNTQKWNITSIIAGMSLIVCMLISSQHCSVRYYSYDTAQVCNFIYIFSRLLILTILNLGLFFKLWAMEDVAHRMYLSTKQRMREKAEASLSPDLGPRQTTFPRSQEETRLLRAVLQDSINLLEQLRNSLVVLQQNFQGLNKTATRL; translated from the exons ATGACCCATGTAACAAAATCAACAACAGGCAGCGATAGCACCATGGAGAGCAGTCCATCTGGAGACGTTCGAGTGATCTCAGAGGAGAATGAG GGATTGAGTATTGTAACTCCACAATTATCCCCCAGCAGCTACAAACAGAGGAGTGAGGAGTTCAGGAAGACTTTCAAAGAACTGTCTGAGTCGGAAAGACTTATAGTGG acTACAACTGTGCTCTGCAGAAAGAAATTTTACTCCAAGGACGCTTATTCCTCACAGAGAATTGGCTCTGTTTCTACAGTAATGTTTTCTGGGGAACAAAG ATTATGGTGAATATGAAAGATATTGCATCTATGTCGAGGGAGAAGACAGCTCGACTGATACCAAATGCCATTCAGATCATTCAGAACAATACAGAAAAG CTCTTCTTCACATCTTTTTCTGCAAGGGAGAAAAGTTACCAGACCATTTTTCGTGTATGGCAGAATTTTCTGATGGAGAAG CAATTGACCAGGCAGGAGCTGTGGCAGATGGTCAGACAGCATTATGGCAATGACTTGGGTTTGAGCCAGGAAGAGATGGATAGTATGCAGATGATGGTAGACACAGTTGCACATAACCAGCCCAG cTTGAACATGAAAGCAGAGGATGTAAAATTAGAGAGACCTTCCTCCCTACGACTTCCTCAGATAGAGCAGTCTTCACATGAGACCTCGACACCACAGGGAGACGACACGCAGTCGTCAGTAGGACTGCAGAGCACGCTATCTCCAAATGGG GATGATGTGCGGAGCACACCGTCGCAGCCACGCAGTCCTAATCTTTCCCTGGACCGCTTCAGCAATGAACAAGTGTCCAagcgctcttctctgtcctTGGATCTGAATGCCAATGAGGACCGACTCTCAGATAATAGCCTGTCTGATAGCATGGAGGAGGGTGAGAGGCCCA TGGAAAGAGAGTGTGGGTCCCAGGCGTCTCAGGGAAGGCTGTATATGAACAGAGTGTTCCGTTTCAGTGCTGAGAAAATgtttgagctgcttttcactgaTTCATATTTTTCCCGGCGGTTTATGGATGCCAGGAAGATCACTG GTGCAACCTCTTCGTCTTGGCAAAGGGACGCCTCTGGCTCTATGAAGAGAAGTTTAAattacaccatcaccatcaccaaccCACTAGTGGGTAAATTTTCCACTGCAACAGAAAACCAG ACGCTGTATAAGGAATCTAGGGAGGGTCATTACTACTTGGTGGATTCAGAAGTCTACACACATGACGTTCCGTACCACGACTACTTCTACACTCTGAATCGCTACTGCATCATACGCAACTCGAAGCGCAAGTGTAGACTTCG GATTTACACTGATGTGAAATACAAGAAGCAGCCATGGGGATTTGTTAAGTCTTTTATTACCAAAAACTCTTGGAGTGGCCTGGAGGACTACTTCAGGCACCTTG AGGCGGAGCTTCTTGAGGAGGAGGCGGAGTTGACCCAAGGGTCCGGCGACGCTGGAAAAGGCGGCTTGCGTAGAAGGCGGAGGACCTTCAGTCGCACCCTGCAGGAGCACATGAGACCCAGCAGGCAGTACAGTGGAGACCCCGAGCAGCACAGAGAAAGCTCCATCG GTGCGGCAGACACGAAGAATACACAGAAGTGGAACATCACTTCCATTATAGCTGGAATGAGCTTAAT TGTCTGTATGCTGATCTCTTCCCAACACTGCAGTGTGAGATACTACAGCTATGATACAGCTCaggtttgtaattttatttatattttttccagaCTGTTGATTCTGACCATACTGAACCTGGGACTGTTTTTTAAGCTATGGGCCATGGAGGACGTGGCGCATCGTATGTACTTAAGCACAAAGCAGCGAATGAGGGAAAAAGCTGAGGCCAG TTTGTCACCTGACCTGGGCCCTCGACAGACTACATTCCCCAGGAGCCAAGAGGAGACGCGCTTACTGAGGGCCGTGCTGCAGGACTCTATCAACCTTCTAGAACAG TTACGCAACTCTCTCGTGGTGCTTCAGCAGAACTTCCAGGGGCTCAATAAGACGGCCACTCGGCTATGA
- the gramd1c gene encoding protein Aster-C isoform X2 has protein sequence MVLLLHPGERKMTHVTKSTTGSDSTMESSPSGDVRVISEENEGLSIVTPQLSPSSYKQRSEEFRKTFKELSESERLIVDYNCALQKEILLQGRLFLTENWLCFYSNVFWGTKIMVNMKDIASMSREKTARLIPNAIQIIQNNTEKLFFTSFSAREKSYQTIFRVWQNFLMEKQLTRQELWQMVRQHYGNDLGLSQEEMDSMQMMVDTVAHNQPSLNMKAEDVKLERPSSLRLPQIEQSSHETSTPQGDDTQSSVGLQSTLSPNGDDVRSTPSQPRSPNLSLDRFSNEQVSKRSSLSLDLNANEDRLSDNSLSDSMEEVERECGSQASQGRLYMNRVFRFSAEKMFELLFTDSYFSRRFMDARKITGATSSSWQRDASGSMKRSLNYTITITNPLVGKFSTATENQTLYKESREGHYYLVDSEVYTHDVPYHDYFYTLNRYCIIRNSKRKCRLRIYTDVKYKKQPWGFVKSFITKNSWSGLEDYFRHLEAELLEEEAELTQGSGDAGKGGLRRRRRTFSRTLQEHMRPSRQYSGDPEQHRESSIGAADTKNTQKWNITSIIAGMSLIVCMLISSQHCSVRYYSYDTAQVCNFIYIFSRLLILTILNLGLFFKLWAMEDVAHRMYLSTKQRMREKAEASLSPDLGPRQTTFPRSQEETRLLRAVLQDSINLLEQLRNSLVVLQQNFQGLNKTATRL, from the exons ATGGTTTTGCTTCTTCACCCAGGTGAGAGGAAGATGACCCATGTAACAAAATCAACAACAGGCAGCGATAGCACCATGGAGAGCAGTCCATCTGGAGACGTTCGAGTGATCTCAGAGGAGAATGAG GGATTGAGTATTGTAACTCCACAATTATCCCCCAGCAGCTACAAACAGAGGAGTGAGGAGTTCAGGAAGACTTTCAAAGAACTGTCTGAGTCGGAAAGACTTATAGTGG acTACAACTGTGCTCTGCAGAAAGAAATTTTACTCCAAGGACGCTTATTCCTCACAGAGAATTGGCTCTGTTTCTACAGTAATGTTTTCTGGGGAACAAAG ATTATGGTGAATATGAAAGATATTGCATCTATGTCGAGGGAGAAGACAGCTCGACTGATACCAAATGCCATTCAGATCATTCAGAACAATACAGAAAAG CTCTTCTTCACATCTTTTTCTGCAAGGGAGAAAAGTTACCAGACCATTTTTCGTGTATGGCAGAATTTTCTGATGGAGAAG CAATTGACCAGGCAGGAGCTGTGGCAGATGGTCAGACAGCATTATGGCAATGACTTGGGTTTGAGCCAGGAAGAGATGGATAGTATGCAGATGATGGTAGACACAGTTGCACATAACCAGCCCAG cTTGAACATGAAAGCAGAGGATGTAAAATTAGAGAGACCTTCCTCCCTACGACTTCCTCAGATAGAGCAGTCTTCACATGAGACCTCGACACCACAGGGAGACGACACGCAGTCGTCAGTAGGACTGCAGAGCACGCTATCTCCAAATGGG GATGATGTGCGGAGCACACCGTCGCAGCCACGCAGTCCTAATCTTTCCCTGGACCGCTTCAGCAATGAACAAGTGTCCAagcgctcttctctgtcctTGGATCTGAATGCCAATGAGGACCGACTCTCAGATAATAGCCTGTCTGATAGCATGGAGGAGG TGGAAAGAGAGTGTGGGTCCCAGGCGTCTCAGGGAAGGCTGTATATGAACAGAGTGTTCCGTTTCAGTGCTGAGAAAATgtttgagctgcttttcactgaTTCATATTTTTCCCGGCGGTTTATGGATGCCAGGAAGATCACTG GTGCAACCTCTTCGTCTTGGCAAAGGGACGCCTCTGGCTCTATGAAGAGAAGTTTAAattacaccatcaccatcaccaaccCACTAGTGGGTAAATTTTCCACTGCAACAGAAAACCAG ACGCTGTATAAGGAATCTAGGGAGGGTCATTACTACTTGGTGGATTCAGAAGTCTACACACATGACGTTCCGTACCACGACTACTTCTACACTCTGAATCGCTACTGCATCATACGCAACTCGAAGCGCAAGTGTAGACTTCG GATTTACACTGATGTGAAATACAAGAAGCAGCCATGGGGATTTGTTAAGTCTTTTATTACCAAAAACTCTTGGAGTGGCCTGGAGGACTACTTCAGGCACCTTG AGGCGGAGCTTCTTGAGGAGGAGGCGGAGTTGACCCAAGGGTCCGGCGACGCTGGAAAAGGCGGCTTGCGTAGAAGGCGGAGGACCTTCAGTCGCACCCTGCAGGAGCACATGAGACCCAGCAGGCAGTACAGTGGAGACCCCGAGCAGCACAGAGAAAGCTCCATCG GTGCGGCAGACACGAAGAATACACAGAAGTGGAACATCACTTCCATTATAGCTGGAATGAGCTTAAT TGTCTGTATGCTGATCTCTTCCCAACACTGCAGTGTGAGATACTACAGCTATGATACAGCTCaggtttgtaattttatttatattttttccagaCTGTTGATTCTGACCATACTGAACCTGGGACTGTTTTTTAAGCTATGGGCCATGGAGGACGTGGCGCATCGTATGTACTTAAGCACAAAGCAGCGAATGAGGGAAAAAGCTGAGGCCAG TTTGTCACCTGACCTGGGCCCTCGACAGACTACATTCCCCAGGAGCCAAGAGGAGACGCGCTTACTGAGGGCCGTGCTGCAGGACTCTATCAACCTTCTAGAACAG TTACGCAACTCTCTCGTGGTGCTTCAGCAGAACTTCCAGGGGCTCAATAAGACGGCCACTCGGCTATGA
- the gramd1c gene encoding protein Aster-C isoform X4, whose product MVLLLHPGERKMTHVTKSTTGSDSTMESSPSGDVRVISEENEGLSIVTPQLSPSSYKQRSEEFRKTFKELSESERLIVDYNCALQKEILLQGRLFLTENWLCFYSNVFWGTKIMVNMKDIASMSREKTARLIPNAIQIIQNNTEKLFFTSFSAREKSYQTIFRVWQNFLMEKQLTRQELWQMVRQHYGNDLGLSQEEMDSMQMMVDTVAHNQPSLNMKAEDVKLERPSSLRLPQIEQSSHETSTPQGDDTQSSVGLQSTLSPNGDDVRSTPSQPRSPNLSLDRFSNEQVSKRSSLSLDLNANEDRLSDNSLSDSMEEGERPMERECGSQASQGRLYMNRVFRFSAEKMFELLFTDSYFSRRFMDARKITGATSSSWQRDASGSMKRSLNYTITITNPLVGKFSTATENQTLYKESREGHYYLVDSEVYTHDVPYHDYFYTLNRYCIIRNSKRKCRLRIYTDVKYKKQPWGFVKSFITKNSWSGLEDYFRHLEAELLEEEAELTQGSGDAGKGGLRRRRRTFSRTLQEHMRPSRQYSGDPEQHRESSIGAADTKNTQKWNITSIIAGMSLILLILTILNLGLFFKLWAMEDVAHRMYLSTKQRMREKAEASLSPDLGPRQTTFPRSQEETRLLRAVLQDSINLLEQLRNSLVVLQQNFQGLNKTATRL is encoded by the exons ATGGTTTTGCTTCTTCACCCAGGTGAGAGGAAGATGACCCATGTAACAAAATCAACAACAGGCAGCGATAGCACCATGGAGAGCAGTCCATCTGGAGACGTTCGAGTGATCTCAGAGGAGAATGAG GGATTGAGTATTGTAACTCCACAATTATCCCCCAGCAGCTACAAACAGAGGAGTGAGGAGTTCAGGAAGACTTTCAAAGAACTGTCTGAGTCGGAAAGACTTATAGTGG acTACAACTGTGCTCTGCAGAAAGAAATTTTACTCCAAGGACGCTTATTCCTCACAGAGAATTGGCTCTGTTTCTACAGTAATGTTTTCTGGGGAACAAAG ATTATGGTGAATATGAAAGATATTGCATCTATGTCGAGGGAGAAGACAGCTCGACTGATACCAAATGCCATTCAGATCATTCAGAACAATACAGAAAAG CTCTTCTTCACATCTTTTTCTGCAAGGGAGAAAAGTTACCAGACCATTTTTCGTGTATGGCAGAATTTTCTGATGGAGAAG CAATTGACCAGGCAGGAGCTGTGGCAGATGGTCAGACAGCATTATGGCAATGACTTGGGTTTGAGCCAGGAAGAGATGGATAGTATGCAGATGATGGTAGACACAGTTGCACATAACCAGCCCAG cTTGAACATGAAAGCAGAGGATGTAAAATTAGAGAGACCTTCCTCCCTACGACTTCCTCAGATAGAGCAGTCTTCACATGAGACCTCGACACCACAGGGAGACGACACGCAGTCGTCAGTAGGACTGCAGAGCACGCTATCTCCAAATGGG GATGATGTGCGGAGCACACCGTCGCAGCCACGCAGTCCTAATCTTTCCCTGGACCGCTTCAGCAATGAACAAGTGTCCAagcgctcttctctgtcctTGGATCTGAATGCCAATGAGGACCGACTCTCAGATAATAGCCTGTCTGATAGCATGGAGGAGGGTGAGAGGCCCA TGGAAAGAGAGTGTGGGTCCCAGGCGTCTCAGGGAAGGCTGTATATGAACAGAGTGTTCCGTTTCAGTGCTGAGAAAATgtttgagctgcttttcactgaTTCATATTTTTCCCGGCGGTTTATGGATGCCAGGAAGATCACTG GTGCAACCTCTTCGTCTTGGCAAAGGGACGCCTCTGGCTCTATGAAGAGAAGTTTAAattacaccatcaccatcaccaaccCACTAGTGGGTAAATTTTCCACTGCAACAGAAAACCAG ACGCTGTATAAGGAATCTAGGGAGGGTCATTACTACTTGGTGGATTCAGAAGTCTACACACATGACGTTCCGTACCACGACTACTTCTACACTCTGAATCGCTACTGCATCATACGCAACTCGAAGCGCAAGTGTAGACTTCG GATTTACACTGATGTGAAATACAAGAAGCAGCCATGGGGATTTGTTAAGTCTTTTATTACCAAAAACTCTTGGAGTGGCCTGGAGGACTACTTCAGGCACCTTG AGGCGGAGCTTCTTGAGGAGGAGGCGGAGTTGACCCAAGGGTCCGGCGACGCTGGAAAAGGCGGCTTGCGTAGAAGGCGGAGGACCTTCAGTCGCACCCTGCAGGAGCACATGAGACCCAGCAGGCAGTACAGTGGAGACCCCGAGCAGCACAGAGAAAGCTCCATCG GTGCGGCAGACACGAAGAATACACAGAAGTGGAACATCACTTCCATTATAGCTGGAATGAGCTTAAT aCTGTTGATTCTGACCATACTGAACCTGGGACTGTTTTTTAAGCTATGGGCCATGGAGGACGTGGCGCATCGTATGTACTTAAGCACAAAGCAGCGAATGAGGGAAAAAGCTGAGGCCAG TTTGTCACCTGACCTGGGCCCTCGACAGACTACATTCCCCAGGAGCCAAGAGGAGACGCGCTTACTGAGGGCCGTGCTGCAGGACTCTATCAACCTTCTAGAACAG TTACGCAACTCTCTCGTGGTGCTTCAGCAGAACTTCCAGGGGCTCAATAAGACGGCCACTCGGCTATGA
- the gramd1c gene encoding protein Aster-C isoform X5 encodes MVLLLHPGERKMTHVTKSTTGSDSTMESSPSGDVRVISEENEGLSIVTPQLSPSSYKQRSEEFRKTFKELSESERLIVDYNCALQKEILLQGRLFLTENWLCFYSNVFWGTKIMVNMKDIASMSREKTARLIPNAIQIIQNNTEKLFFTSFSAREKSYQTIFRVWQNFLMEKQLTRQELWQMVRQHYGNDLGLSQEEMDSMQMMVDTVAHNQPSLNMKAEDVKLERPSSLRLPQIEQSSHETSTPQGDDTQSSVGLQSTLSPNGDDVRSTPSQPRSPNLSLDRFSNEQVSKRSSLSLDLNANEDRLSDNSLSDSMEEVERECGSQASQGRLYMNRVFRFSAEKMFELLFTDSYFSRRFMDARKITGATSSSWQRDASGSMKRSLNYTITITNPLVGKFSTATENQTLYKESREGHYYLVDSEVYTHDVPYHDYFYTLNRYCIIRNSKRKCRLRIYTDVKYKKQPWGFVKSFITKNSWSGLEDYFRHLEAELLEEEAELTQGSGDAGKGGLRRRRRTFSRTLQEHMRPSRQYSGDPEQHRESSIGAADTKNTQKWNITSIIAGMSLILLILTILNLGLFFKLWAMEDVAHRMYLSTKQRMREKAEASLSPDLGPRQTTFPRSQEETRLLRAVLQDSINLLEQLRNSLVVLQQNFQGLNKTATRL; translated from the exons ATGGTTTTGCTTCTTCACCCAGGTGAGAGGAAGATGACCCATGTAACAAAATCAACAACAGGCAGCGATAGCACCATGGAGAGCAGTCCATCTGGAGACGTTCGAGTGATCTCAGAGGAGAATGAG GGATTGAGTATTGTAACTCCACAATTATCCCCCAGCAGCTACAAACAGAGGAGTGAGGAGTTCAGGAAGACTTTCAAAGAACTGTCTGAGTCGGAAAGACTTATAGTGG acTACAACTGTGCTCTGCAGAAAGAAATTTTACTCCAAGGACGCTTATTCCTCACAGAGAATTGGCTCTGTTTCTACAGTAATGTTTTCTGGGGAACAAAG ATTATGGTGAATATGAAAGATATTGCATCTATGTCGAGGGAGAAGACAGCTCGACTGATACCAAATGCCATTCAGATCATTCAGAACAATACAGAAAAG CTCTTCTTCACATCTTTTTCTGCAAGGGAGAAAAGTTACCAGACCATTTTTCGTGTATGGCAGAATTTTCTGATGGAGAAG CAATTGACCAGGCAGGAGCTGTGGCAGATGGTCAGACAGCATTATGGCAATGACTTGGGTTTGAGCCAGGAAGAGATGGATAGTATGCAGATGATGGTAGACACAGTTGCACATAACCAGCCCAG cTTGAACATGAAAGCAGAGGATGTAAAATTAGAGAGACCTTCCTCCCTACGACTTCCTCAGATAGAGCAGTCTTCACATGAGACCTCGACACCACAGGGAGACGACACGCAGTCGTCAGTAGGACTGCAGAGCACGCTATCTCCAAATGGG GATGATGTGCGGAGCACACCGTCGCAGCCACGCAGTCCTAATCTTTCCCTGGACCGCTTCAGCAATGAACAAGTGTCCAagcgctcttctctgtcctTGGATCTGAATGCCAATGAGGACCGACTCTCAGATAATAGCCTGTCTGATAGCATGGAGGAGG TGGAAAGAGAGTGTGGGTCCCAGGCGTCTCAGGGAAGGCTGTATATGAACAGAGTGTTCCGTTTCAGTGCTGAGAAAATgtttgagctgcttttcactgaTTCATATTTTTCCCGGCGGTTTATGGATGCCAGGAAGATCACTG GTGCAACCTCTTCGTCTTGGCAAAGGGACGCCTCTGGCTCTATGAAGAGAAGTTTAAattacaccatcaccatcaccaaccCACTAGTGGGTAAATTTTCCACTGCAACAGAAAACCAG ACGCTGTATAAGGAATCTAGGGAGGGTCATTACTACTTGGTGGATTCAGAAGTCTACACACATGACGTTCCGTACCACGACTACTTCTACACTCTGAATCGCTACTGCATCATACGCAACTCGAAGCGCAAGTGTAGACTTCG GATTTACACTGATGTGAAATACAAGAAGCAGCCATGGGGATTTGTTAAGTCTTTTATTACCAAAAACTCTTGGAGTGGCCTGGAGGACTACTTCAGGCACCTTG AGGCGGAGCTTCTTGAGGAGGAGGCGGAGTTGACCCAAGGGTCCGGCGACGCTGGAAAAGGCGGCTTGCGTAGAAGGCGGAGGACCTTCAGTCGCACCCTGCAGGAGCACATGAGACCCAGCAGGCAGTACAGTGGAGACCCCGAGCAGCACAGAGAAAGCTCCATCG GTGCGGCAGACACGAAGAATACACAGAAGTGGAACATCACTTCCATTATAGCTGGAATGAGCTTAAT aCTGTTGATTCTGACCATACTGAACCTGGGACTGTTTTTTAAGCTATGGGCCATGGAGGACGTGGCGCATCGTATGTACTTAAGCACAAAGCAGCGAATGAGGGAAAAAGCTGAGGCCAG TTTGTCACCTGACCTGGGCCCTCGACAGACTACATTCCCCAGGAGCCAAGAGGAGACGCGCTTACTGAGGGCCGTGCTGCAGGACTCTATCAACCTTCTAGAACAG TTACGCAACTCTCTCGTGGTGCTTCAGCAGAACTTCCAGGGGCTCAATAAGACGGCCACTCGGCTATGA